The genome window ATACGTCCAAAACTGACTTTGTACCGAAATTGAAGTTATATATTGTTTAAGTTAATTTAGTGAAATCTGACAATGAATACGTctttaattatacattttagAGACAATTAATAATTTTGCTAGCTTCTGTTGAATTGAAGAAATTATTAAGATAGTAGTTGAAAGTTTTATGCTTTGCCTTTccagcaaaaaaagaaataaaacacaaAAGGCGTTAAATTTCTTTATTAGATTCAAGTCTCTCGTAGacgaaaaattattttttatacaagaaATAAAACACAATATGCTACTCCCATGCTActcacaaaagaaataaaacacaaTATGCTACtcccataaaatattttttatacaagatacctttattaaaagttaaaatataattatagttatAACTTCATAAGTTTATTTAAGTGAAATAATAAAActgaatatattattaaaattatatttttttataaccacGCTAACTAAAACTTCTGATTCATCAATGAAATTCCAAGATATCTCTCAAGTTTCCTCAAGCGGCTAAAAACCCAGATCTTAGTTTAAGGTGACATTTTGGCATAAACTACAATACGCAAAACGACTTGGACCCAAAATGACACCAGGCTAATAGGTAGCAACACCCACGTgttataaaatatgaacaaataGTCAAATTTGTCAATTAAAATCTGATATaatgacaaattaattttaaaaaaataaaaaatacaaatttatttcttaaatattaaaaaatatgaaaaattaattatatcattaaatttataaaattatttttattatatagtaatatttaaaaactaatttaactataaattatatttttttaaaaatcaatttgacattaaattataaaatttaaaaataataaaagtaagattaatttataattttttttacatatttaaagattaaatttatatttttcaaaaattaatttaacataaaattctaaaatttaagaataatttatcaataaattatttataactaaatttaaatttttcatctttcatatTTGATTATTTACCTTATAAAATCCTGACAACCAGTTTAGTTGTGAAAATCAATTCAGAAAAAGCTAGGAATGGAAGGTGTTACAGGGCGTTCTGGTGTCCATATTGGTTACCGTCATGCAAAATATCTATAAGTATATCTTGTAGCcaaagatataattttattcgaaAAAGAGATGAGAAGATGAGCCCAAAGAGTGGGTCATACAAAtgcattaatttgatttgatcgTTCCTACTACAAGCTAGAATTGTAATCAGAATGGGAAAGCACCCACTGAAAGACACATCATCTCCCAAATCTACATCTTAATATTCCTTTGCCCACTTCTTCATAATCATATATCCACATATTCCACCAACACGCACAAGGGCTTCCCGTTCAAACGTTCACGACCCTGTCATGTATTCGCAAAACGTCATTAATATAACAAGCATCActccacacacacaaacactactaaaaatacCTTGGCTTAATAATACTAGGTGAATAAAAATTAGGAAACACTTTGCAACATATATCAAGGAAGAAAAACCATAGTTCATAGGCAATCGATGAATTAATACacgatttaaaaaattaaaataaagtacaTCAGATATTTGTGTTATCTACAAAATTAAATGGAAATCAAACCTACCATCTCAAAGTAGGCTTGCAGCTAGCAACGAGTAGTCTATGAAAAACAGAAGGTCATATTCAAATGTTGTGTCTATCTCTCTCCAATAGGTGAGTGAGTTCTATCTGATATTTATTAGGAGAGATACTGATACACGATTTGAACATGACCTGACATGTAGTTGAGAGGATCCATCCCCAAACAGAATATTTAGAAAATCCAAAGTATACATACCTTCAATTCTGGTAATTCAATTACACATGCACACTCCACTACTTCTGCTCCCACACGTTCTAAATGACAGCAAGCAAGCAAAGACATCAATAtaatcaaaatccaaaaatgACATAAACAGGGGGGTAATAAAGATATTAAAACTGAGGTATGTTAGCAGAAGTGCGGTTAAAAATGAATCCGTGATCCAAAGAAACAGCTTACTGTGGTCTACGAAGGACCCTCGTTCATGCATATTCATGAGTAATATTCACTAAAAGAACATCACTACTATTTACTTATCCcaggaaaaaatttataatagtaaataaaatgaaccagCAAATAACAAGGAATTCAACCTCTTTAATACAAGAACGATTGGAGTAAAAGCATGAGTCATGAATGTAATGCAcactaaaattaaacttatagtACTATTAAAATACACGCCATAGGTCCTGAAATAATAGCCTACTAATCCAAATTCGCATGCCTGTAGTATACCCTCAGGGAAACTAATCCCTGCTGACAAGAGCTAGACTTGTGAACAAATGAACAGAAAAAGATTTCGGGGCCTGAGCACCCTTCAATAAAAGAGTTGAACAAATTAATGGATCATCCACATATAAAACAATGTCATATTCTGACAGAATAAATATCCATTAATGATACAATAAATGTTCATTTATGACGGGATTTGCTCgggactttcattttttttcctttgtgatCGATTTCAATCTATTACCTAAAATAGAATAAGTCTTTACGACTtacgatttattattttttaaattgaagttATACAACttcaaagatatatatatatatataaaatcttgcGACTTAGaagtcataaattttttttactttaaaagttttttctttaggattttttttattttctcttgttttgacttcatttttttaaaattgtaaataattttatttatttaattattaaataaatataatataatttctactttttatatttttctttaattttttgattttatattaatatattatgttatttttaatttaacaattacttttattactaaattattagatgttgttaataataaatttttttatacaaaataaataatattatttcataaagtataaattaatattagtaagaaaatattttaatatttgttttaaaatttaatttttttaaaatttaagtatttaaaataaaacaaatattaaaaaaatatattaaataacattatgttagtttttttatttcattagcaaaacaaatgaaattcaataacgttattaaaaaattatctaaattttaaatatacaaaatatattaaataaaataatattcaaataattaaataaataaatgaaaaattctaaaagaaaaactttaaagaaaaaaaaaacaacttacaactttaaagttataagatttaaaaaaacaaattaattttaaagctataagatttaaaaaaacaaattaattttatgacttcagtaaaaaaaaataaaaatcataagagatgttataacttttaactctaTGTTATGACTTATCCtatattcaataataatttgacATTGAAATCGATcccaaatggaaaaaaaaaataaaaattcacctTTTGGTAAAAGTCCCGATTTGCTCATAGGGACTTACCTAACAAGTCCATAGCGGCACAGAGTGTTCCGCCAGTTGCAATCAAATCATCAACCACTAAAGCACGCTCACCAGGTTCAACAGCTCCAACATGCATCTCAAGACAGTCCCTTCCATATTCCAGAATATATTCTTGAGAAATAACTTTTCCTGGCATTGAGGTAAGCTTTTGttacaagaaaataagaaaaaagtatgTTGTTACAGTCACTAACAAGTAACAGTTTTAACCAAAGTTTAAACCAACTTGATAAGGCGAGAGTAAGTTATCATTAATACTATTTCATggtttatttattcaaatttcaaaatacatAGCGAAAGGCAACAATGAACACTCCAATTAATAGATGAACCAGGAGGGAAAATTACAAGTGCATGAAAAGTAGGAGATAATTGTATTCAAAGACTGCACTTTGTAGTGGGAAAATATCATAATGATTCTCTGTATATCAGGAGGTAACATCACAGATTTAGATAAACAGAAATTGCAAAACTCTAGACTTTGTACCGCCTAGATTTGTAAGGTtgaaacacaaaaaacaaagaCCAATTATCAAGAAATGCTTTCTTAAATACACTGCACATTTGGATATGCTACACAGGTGTGTGGAACCATGAATTGAAGATGAATCAATTGAGGAATGTTAAAATTTTGAGCATTAATGAAAGGTAACCCCTTCTACCGACAACATATGATTCGAAATATTAAAAGAGTGATAAAATCAGTACATTaatgaaagtatttttttttttaaaaaaaaggtgtcAAATTATACCAGGCAACTTCTTTGGTTTCCTCAATGGTACAAACTTTGCTCCTATAGCCAGCGCAATGGGGGGACCAAAAATAAAACCTCGAGCTTCAATTCCTACACAAGAGAAATTATTTATCAGAACAAAAGATTATGGACAGTAATAATACATGTCCTACTGCAGTCTGTAGATGACATGTAGTTCAACACCATGAAGGAACCGTTTATTAGTGATAGTGTGCTACTACTTGCTACGAAAAGAAAgggtaaaatgaaataaacctTTCTACTTTTTACCATTCCTGTTTGTAATTTACTTCCAAGTGGTTTGAgggaattttaaatattagtgCCATCATCTACATAATTTGTCATTAaacaatatgattttttttaaatgatacatAATGCATAGGGACTGTAACCACCATGCATGTAAGAAATTGaccaaaaaaaactaatgtaaACCCGACAGTGCCACTAATAaggatatataaataaaagtgaaTGAGAAGAAACAAACAAGTGGATGTAGATTAAAAATTAGTAATAGGCGGGAGACCAAAACATGTTGGCATAAGACATAGGTTGCCTATGATAGAACTAACTAAAGCCATGTCTAGTAAAAGAAAATGCAAGCTTAATCATCAAGCTTACAACTTCAACCCTCCCTCCCCcacacacataaaaaaaaaaagaacagtgGAGGGACTCATCAGAAATACCCTATCCTCGTATAGATGTAAACAGAGAACCAGACGCCGAAAAGTCCAAAAATGGCAACAgatttaaaatgttataatgCCAATTGGCAAAGGACCTATCAATCAGTAGCAAATCAGCAATAATGCCGATTGGTAATACAGGTTAATTATTATACACAAGGACAAATTCTACATCTCATACTGGACTCTATAATTGAAGAGAAGCTTCCTGGGAAAGTCTCACaaaagatattatatatatatatatatatatatatatatatatatatatatatatatatatatatatcggcAAAAAAACCCAAATAAGCACACGCAGACAAATCCTAATGCACATGCAAAAAGACAAGTCACACCCAACCCGATTGTGTTATGTTTCATTTTCTAATCATACATAAAGAACTAAAACCGGTGCAAAGGACCTACCAGCAATTCACATCTAAATTTAACCTTAAATTGTACAAGTGTAAAATGGGGCCTCTAATCTAACATCTGTTTAATGGAcagggaaacaaaaaaaaaatactgtatGCATTACAAGTTACAACAACATCCAAAATACCAAATTAGACAGAACTCATCTCATGATAGCTCCAGTTTCATGGCTTCCATGCCATATCCTCCGCAACATATCACACTAAACCCTCCAGCATATCCCGTCATGTCGAGGGGAATAAGGTTAAAAGCAGAAAAAAGCTACAAAAAGACGACACACACAGAGAGATGgtataaaagcaaaaaaaacaaGCACGATGCACAGTGTATAGTACAAAACTAGTAGTAGTAGCTCGTCCCCTTGCAGCTACTAGTGACATTTAAGTTTCACCAGGAGTTTAGTAACTTGGAAAGGAACAAGATAGTGACACAGGAATGgccaaaaaagtaaataaataaaaacaacagtGAAATGGAGGAACCCACAAAtcatagagagaaaaaaaaaagggaaaacggGAGGAGTTGAAACATGCGTCATGCGGGTCCACTTTGCACAAATTGGAAGCGATCACCAATGGTGGTACTGTTCCATGCAAATTGGATCCAGGCACATGTCCACGAACAAGAGAACTTGAGATTTCAGAATGGCAATCAATGGTACAACCCACTAACAAGGCCACACAGTCAAACCAAAAATCACTCCCAAAACCCACAGTGACTTCCATTCCATAGTGTCCTTTAAAAAGACAACCAGAAATTTATGTAATATAGAGTATTACTGCATACTCTCCCCAACTTTCTCGTCACCGTGGACCCCACCACCTTCTTCAAGCTAACAACACAGtaacattcataaaaaaaaaaatcaacttgttCAATGTTCATATCCTTTTTATTGTTATGCTAGAAAAAAAACAGCAACAGTAACGGTTTTTTCCTTAGTGTTTTTTTACCTGCAACAACAGAAATGTTTTTGCCCTTGTACCGCTCCACGAACAAATCTATTGTGTCCTTAAATGCTTTGGGATCAAGCAATAGAGTAGTAATGTCTAGGAACATAAGACCTGCCgttgcaaaaaataaaataaaaaacattagctACCAAGctaaagtgaaaatgaaaaaaaaagaaaaagaaacctcCGAAGAAGACTTTCTGGAAATTGGAAACGGAAGTCAAACAAAACATGAATTCAAAGCCTCGCGGGTTGGTTTCTTAGtctaaaaacaaaacattaaagaaaacagaagatTAAAAGGgaaagggagaaaaaggaaccgGATTTGGGGAAATTGGGGACGACACGAATCTTAGTTTTGATGCCATGAAGACGGGGATCCTGGTCTTTGTAAGCCGACATTGTATAAATAAGTGGGAAAGTGAGTTTGAGTACGGTTCAgagagaagaagatgaagaatggGAAAGGAagcaataaaagaaagagaagaacaacAATGAGAGGTGAAGATATCACTGTCTGCACGATatttatagagagagagagtagtAGTAGTATATGGAAAGAGTCTGGGTGTTCGTTAACACGGGTTAAACTAAAAACcttattataaaattctttcattttactcctctttatttttttctcattatatCTAtctatttctaaattattttcatatttcccCAAtccaccaaaaataaaatagatatttaGTACTAGTAGTATTACCCTACTataaaagttacaaattttttGAACGTTTGTCGAGAGAAATAATGAGTtcgtaaaaaaatcatttataaaattttaagtttgtgtgtggatttataattttgatatcaCACTAATACACTATTAGCAATtcacaattaaaaatacaaaaccaATGATACACaattcttccttcaatttcttaCAAGGcaaaatttattgaaagaaTGTATAAGGCCTCCAAGCCTTTTACATTTTAATGGAATTCACAGATAATCCTAAGCACATGGATTTATATGGTCTCGTAgattaatacaaataataaatatgctAGTTAATTCAACAAATTTTAGGCGATCGAAGAGAACTAAGACATATTGATCTTGAATCAAATCCATCCATTTTTTACACTATTTCATTATCATGTAGCCACAAAGGACCACACTCCACACAACGGAGAGCACAAAATTAGCCAAACACATTCTATTTTCTTACCCCCTCACCAAGCCCGGTGTTGTAGAAAAATCATTCCATAGCATTAGAAGGTAAAGCAATATGAAAAGAAGCCAAAAGTAAGAGAAGACCAGTCCTGGTATGCAAACTTGAACATAAATAACAAATGCTAATGGTTCATGTTCGTTATACAAAGGCTACACTAAAGGCGTTATAATGGAACAAAATTAAGATTTCACATTATTAAAAGGACAAAACAAAacgagttttaatttttaaattctcatattatctttatttaaatatactaCTATTATTCTTGAGAGGCTAAtgattatgataaattttacaatgataaaatatttattttatagtgtAAAAACTTTGTTCCTTCAACTACACCCTAAATTCGGGAACAGAAAATTGGAGTTCAGTGATGAAATAGATCatgcttcattttcttttatcatgttcaatttttatatttacaaactaaataataaaacaatttctcctttcacttcacttctctcCATTCCATCTTTACCATCAACCCAAACATACCCTAAAACGAAGAAAAACGTAAAAACTTCTTATTTGACTGTGTCGTGTGCAAAGATATGAAACTAAACACACACGTCTATAACAACATCAACCCAGACCACGGTACTGATATTTCCTTGTCTCCCATGTACGCTACATAGCCTACATTAACATTAACACTTTCAAGCTAATGTGAGAAAATTATTCTGCGAATGCATACAGGAAAATTGTTATCACATATATATCGGGTCTTTTctatatattcataaaaattatattatatacaaaTTTAAAGCATTTTAAACAAAACTATATAGTGTatgacaaaattattaattttcagaaagaaaaaaaacacaaacttataATTACAAGTAACAAAAGGGGACATctacattttatataaaaaaactaaaagtcgttaaaaatattcaatgcttttttcttcttaaaatggTGCGAACACTACTAAATACTACAAGTATAAAGAGTTTTctttatcaaaaaattaaaatagacttTTCATGTTaaagaaaaacttaaatatcCCTTTGTTCCTATTTTAGGgtgtttattttattcctttaacttcttctttttttggtcCTAATCCtataaagatttaaattttttggtttGAGTCTATGTTGTCAAATAACGTTAACGAATGATATATCAACAACAATTCATTGACTTATCATGATATTTAGAGAGTCCAAAAAACAatcatgtataatttttttaaattactcaaCAACAAATTTGTTTATCAACCCTTTTGAATTGATAAcaatttaaaaacacaaattactttaaaatattatacatgattatcttatcaatttttatttattgatgtaACAAGTTAAGAAGTCGACTACTAATGTTGTTGGTGATAAGTCATCATTTAACACTTAACAACAGGAACTAagataacaaatttttttttaaatcactaaaatcaaaacaaaatctttgaagaactaaaataaaaaaaaaatattttacatgaacaaaagattatttaaacctaaaagaaaaataaaagtttattacATTTAAAAACAATACTTATAGtagttcatttttatttggttgttaattttaaatattcttttagtctctcaaaatttaggataaatttatttcctttcatcctttaaatttaaaattaatcattgtatagtccatgtatttttctttaaaaataaatttttttagtccctctCCCATGCTTATGATTTCACTTACTAAGCTAACGAATTATAAGTTGCTTACAAGAAAACTTACTAATATAATTTTGCATTATTATCATCAAACACTCTATCACGTGTGTTTTTCTTTGTAAGTACCTGATGACAACATTTGGGTAAAGGAATATTAgattaaaatgagttttttttttaattataagaacatgaaaaagttaattttaaatttagaagacaaaaaataaaattattttaaatttaaaagactaaaaatatatttaaatcttatatataaaacacaaatattaaactttatctTGTCTTATATGGGCACTAAATGACAAGTATTTTGACTGGCATTGGTGCCCTATCCAGCCAGGCATGGGAGCACTTGAAACAAAGGCAAGAAAGAAAATCTAGTACAATTTATTATACATCTCTAGCACTGTCTACACAATCTGTGACTACCCCATCTCAATATTTGTGTATCAGGGGTAGCTTTCAAATCTGCATAGTAATATTCTGTGGGCGTCTCTCATCCCTTTCCAATTAATTAACCCAAATATCCCTTTCTCTTTGCTTGTTCAACAGTGATTTATTAATTCCATCCGCCTAATTACAACAACTCAAAAGGCTGTGACTATTGACaaagatatatattaattgGAACCTTTTGCATTGCATTACCTTGAATTTAAGACAGTGACCTCCGTTGTTGGCTAAATTGTGCAACTTTAGTAGCATCGTCTTGTAAGCTGCGAAGCCACACAATCTCTTTGCTTATTTTGTTTAGCAGTGCTTTCCcgtaaataatttcaaatttgaaaaatatgggTTAAGTAAAGTCATATCATTATATATGTTCTCTTGCGTCGTAGAAATGGCAATTAAGTTGATTATAAAGAGAACTGCGTTAAAGGACCCTTTGCTGGTTGCTGGAGTTGGCACATGTCATTAAAAGTAGGGAAAGCTAGGAGGAATCTGTCCTCTAAAACCCCCTAATGCAAAGGGATTTTCCGGAATGGACCTTTCGCTCCTCCATAAGTCTGCATgcaagatgaaaataaaaagaataaaagttgaagataaatttttagattaaaatacGGTGTAAAAGATATAGGTCTTATGTGtgattccacttttttttttcttatttctctcaTCCTTCTGTAAACCAAACACGGGTTATATCTATCTATGCAGGGAGAAacttaatttactttatttttttcacaattgAGAAAgatcgagtaaaaagttaagtataataaatattgttaaaaaaacatttaatttaaacaaatattaaactCTATTTAGTAATTATTATCGTTAAGAATTTATAAGGTTAACTAGAGAAGATTAAGGGTGGAAGGGAAGGAAGAGAGAGGAAAAAAGGTGGTGGTTTGAATCTTACactaatattttaacaaaaatttagcaatgataaaataaataaataattagtgtCATTGCTCATTTTTAGTTactgaaatcaaaataataattattgaaataaaatattaattttaattaaaaaatatcactgATAAATCTTTTGTCTTATA of Glycine soja cultivar W05 chromosome 1, ASM419377v2, whole genome shotgun sequence contains these proteins:
- the LOC114423888 gene encoding adenine phosphoribosyltransferase 3-like isoform X2 gives rise to the protein MSAYKDQDPRLHGIKTKIRVVPNFPKSGLMFLDITTLLLDPKAFKDTIDLFVERYKGKNISVVAGIEARGFIFGPPIALAIGAKFVPLRKPKKLPGKVISQEYILEYGRDCLEMHVGAVEPERVGAEVVECACVIELPELKGRERLNGKPLCVLVEYVDI
- the LOC114423888 gene encoding adenine phosphoribosyltransferase 3-like isoform X1; translation: MSAYKDQDPRLHGIKTKIRVVPNFPKSGLMFLDITTLLLDPKAFKDTIDLFVERYKGKNISVVAGIEARGFIFGPPIALAIGAKFVPLRKPKKLPGKVISQEYILEYGRDCLEMHVGAVEPGERALVVDDLIATGGTLCAAMDLLERVGAEVVECACVIELPELKGRERLNGKPLCVLVEYVDI